Proteins encoded together in one Anopheles darlingi chromosome 3, idAnoDarlMG_H_01, whole genome shotgun sequence window:
- the LOC125955579 gene encoding LOW QUALITY PROTEIN: uncharacterized protein LOC125955579 (The sequence of the model RefSeq protein was modified relative to this genomic sequence to represent the inferred CDS: substituted 1 base at 1 genomic stop codon), with protein sequence MDRATHVSNELKRQRLLAAQVLQKANEVSPHTTRHLKNQRSPDGRNSGGSYSDPSSSPSSFRQQQESINITELEEEKTIHLATTPKKCSFEPQEFAARSTLAEQQRQKQRQAAQSATGRPATGNVPDASKFLSAGIEEILAASFADNIRSMGRSLRDSITVGGPGSEGISTQEQIADLSLPRTADLSKYSTNSLSSLASGTNPGKDLWDISQPAFDGDWMKEKMDELSRMEEVSFRDGEKIQDQLLEDELEWEQEHAIIPEQNAKARAPISPIRGVKKPQAAERVDFSCFSGYLVPERDVSRRQSEGCKDTQNDSACSVGDYFKIMSDDLKNMVGGDRISPPRRTMHPLIDMTNDAIGMXSVRHSLSSMGNSPKSPAKAKRPTYDKENKENSLSVSSLARAINAMDLDDSPHNLINKLKQVQRTKSEQISTATSRQPTAGAAGGGGSLKKFHSDQTVPPKPAPRMVKPMDSKIKSPNTSHQPLSDTMSISESMLESFADGPLLSSGKTSSPKGSDESFSMRYSSMPSTSSAAVTPAMNRLQQPLIDTYRVSTTTKLSEGHMDLPPVPRIRNTPKNCQKNIFHIQPATEDEMLQKSTMQEFDTEGQYIAKPNRKRRSCSATRQELQNGKRMVELAVPSGEVYRDHPRSKSPSNRAELNAVCGGGGGGVGADDGEPMKLTLVQDAAGSSEYIPTPKSSQRTIRTIAEVDRKSFLAPEPRTMSRSPYSSPKADAAPKRVYDEIAEKYSIPAPTLSRAASQCSGSTEWTHRSDGTTLPLKATHSELSWGSTRLRRSENRSLQIKNTSNRKLTVKAVIVGPGFQLWGPEQSVGLFILQSQECRTITVEFCPTTIGPAVGALSFHPPNELHVRRVVSLFGYGGEASVKIEGIQKGPSGPFLELGNVRNLGRPLEKSFSLYNKGSLPAFARISIDRKGVDQTLLATAVYVYPQCTIIAPNSYAHIKVVFKPGRQEITKILQKQVDVLSITNLHILWGDEPTRHRIRRSIATAKMNALQDPKLKALSQICNKFGDEPELSGIEQFAEHVFNTIHELFLTFREYELVLTLDRALDDTLFDLSIADESGALFKTMCNPSEVGSSPNLQANTDRQISPAVDAAINAMDGVLGCKRDSGESWSVRPTSLVFRASSERTKQFVIKSNFYTPQYFELNCNYRQLFRLSPAEGHIRPGQEVLVNVSLQHIQPIDAGLLKQQPIFVAVYIENEKISIPIQIQYGK encoded by the exons ATGGACCGCGCTACACACGTCTCTAATGAGCTTAAG CGTCAACGGCTGCTTGCGGCTCAGGTTTTACAAAAAGCCAACGAAGTCAGCCCACACACGACGCGCCATCTGAAGAATCAGCGGTCCCCGGATGGTCGGAACTCTGGCGGAAGCTACTCCGACCCTTCCTCATCGCCTTCGTCATTCCGCCAGCAACAAGAATCCATAAACATTAcggagctggaggaggagaaaacgATCCACTTGGCCACAACGCCCAAAAAGTGTTCGTTCGAGCCTCAAGAGTTTGCGGCCCGATCGACACtagcggagcagcagcggcagaaacAACGACAAGCGGCGCAATCCGCTACCGGCCGACCCGCTACTGGTAACGTGCCGGATGCGAGCAAATTTCTATCGGCTGGTATCGAGGAAATTCTGGCCGCAAGTTTCGCCGATAACATCCGGTCGATGGGCCGTTCGCTGCGCGATAGCATTACGGTCGGTGGACCAGGCAGCGAAGGAATCAGCACACAGGAACAGATTGCCGATCTAAGCCTTCCGCGCACGGCCGATTTGAGCAAGTATTCGACGAATTCCCTCTCCTCGCTGGCATCTGGCACAAACCCCGGGAAAGACCTTTGGGACATCTCGCAACCCGCCTTCGATGGTGACTggatgaaggagaagatggaTGAGCTGAGCAGGATGGAAGAAGTCAGCTTCCGAGATGGGGAGAAGATACAGGATCAGCTGCTAGAGGATGAGCTGGAATGGGAGCAGGAACATGCCATCATACCGGAGCAAAACGCTAAAGCCCGTGCTCCCATCAGTCCGATTAGGGGTGTGAAGAAACCGCAGGCCGCGGAACGTGTGgacttttcctgcttttccgGTTATCTGGTACCGGAGAGAGATGTTTCTCGTAGGCAATCCGAAGGATGCAAAGATACCCAGAATGATAGCGCCTGTTCGGTGGGGGattatttcaaaataatgtccgATGACTTGAAGAACATGGTCGGTGGTGATCGCATTAGCCCACCGCGGCGCACAATGCATCCGCTGATCGACATGACAAACGATGCTATCGGTATGTAGAGTGTACGGCATAGTTTGAGTTCCATGGGGA ATAGTCCTAAGAGTCCGGCGAAGGCTAAACGGCCGACATATGATAAGGAGAACAAGGAAAATTCACTCAGCGTTTCGAGCCTCGCACGAGCTATCA ATGCTATGGATTTAGATGACTCACCACACAACTTAATTAACAAACTGAAGCAAGTGCAGCGCACCAAATCGGAACAAATCAGCACCGCCACTTCAAGACAACCAACAGCCGGTgcggctggcggtggtggttcattAAAGAAGTTCCATAGCGATCAAACAGTACCGCCTAAACCTGCACCACGGATGGTCAAGCCGATGGATTCCAAAATAAAGTCTCCGAACACCTCTCATCAACCACTCTCCGATACGATGAGTATTTCGGAATCAATGCTTGAATCCTTCGCCGATGGTCCATTGCTTTCGAGCGGTAAAACATCGAGCCCCAAGGGTAGTGACGAGAGCTTCTCGATGCGCTATTCATCGatgccatcaacatcatcggcagcagtaaCACCGGCCATGAATCGTCTGCAGCAACCGCTCATCGACACATACCGTgtttcgacgacgaccaaactATCCGAGGGGCATATGGATCTACCACCGGTACCGAGAATACGGAACACGCCGAAAAACTGCcagaaaaacattttccacatcCAGCCTGCGACAGAGGATGAAATGCTGCAGAAAAGCACCATGCAGGAGTTCGATACCGAGGGTCAATATATTGCTAAACCGAACCGTAAGCGTCGCTCGTGTTCGGCCACACGGCAAGAGCtgcaaaacggcaaacggatGGTGGAGTTGGCCGTGCCATCTGGCGAGGTGTACCGGGATCATCCGCGATCGAAATCACCTTCGAATCGAGCAGAACTGAATGCcgtctgtggtggtggtggtggtggtgttggtgctgatgacgGTGAGCCAATGAAGCTAACGCTCGTgcaggatgctgctggtagcaGTGAGTATATTCCCACACCGAAAAGCTCTCAGCGGACTATCAGGACGATTGCCGAGGTTGACCGTAAATCTTTCCTTGCACCAGAGCCACGCACCATGTCCCGTTCACCGTACAGTTCCCCGAAAGCTGACGCAGCCCCGAAACGTGTGTATGATGAGATCGCGGAAAAGTACAGCATTCCAGCACCAACACTCTCCCGAGCGGCCTCTCAGTGTTCTGGAAGCACCGAGTGGACCCACCGCAGCGACGGAACCACTTTGCCCCTTAAGGCCACCCATAGCGAACTGTCCTGGGGTAGTACGAGGCTGCGGCGAAGCGAGAATCGCTCTTTGCAAATCAAAAACACTTCCAATCGCAAGCTGACAGTGAAAGCCGTTATCGTAGGTCCAGGTTTTCAGCTGTGGGGTCCCGAACAAAGCGTTGGACTGTTTATCCTTCAAAGCCAAGAGTGTCGTACGATCACAGTCGAGTTTTGCCCGACCACAATCGGACCGGCAGTTGGTGCGCTCTCGTTTCATCCACCGAACGAGCTGCACGTTCGCCGGGTCGTCAGTCTGTTCGGGTACGGAGGGGAAGCTTCAGTGAAGATTGAAGGCATCCAAAAGGGACCGAGTGGTCCTTTCCTCGAGCTTGGCAACGTACGCAATCTGGGTCGTCCTTTAGAGAAATCTTTCTCACTTTACAACAAGGGCAGCCTGCCGGCGTTCGCTCGCATCAGTATCGATCGGAAAGGGGTAGATCAAACCCTGCTCGCGACCGCCGTTTATGTGTATCCGCAGTGCACCATCATCGCACCGAACAGCTACGCACACATCAAAGTGGTGTTTAAGCCAGGGCGCCAGGAGATCACCAAGATCCTGCAGAAGCAGGTGGACGTGCTGTCGATCACGAACCTGCACATCCTTTGGGGCGACGAACCGACACGACATCGCATTAGACGTAGCATTGCCACGGCCAAAATGAATGCACTACAAGATCCGAAGCTGAAGGCACTCTCCCAGATTTGCAACAAGTTCGGTGATGAGCCGGAACTGTCCGGAATAGAGCAGTTTGCCGAGCATGTGTTCAACACGATTCACGAACTGTTCCTGACGTTCCGAGAGTACGAGCTAGTGCTGACACTTGATCGTGCGCTGGACGATACGTTGTTCGACCTTTCGATAGCGGATGAATCGGGTGCACTGTTTAAGACCATGTGCAACCCTTCGGAAGTCGGTTCCTCGCCCAACTTGCAAGCGAACACAGACCGGCAGATATCACCAGCCGTTGATGCGGCTATAAACGCGATGGACGGCGTGCTTGGCTGCAAGCGGGACAGTGGTGAATCCTGGTCAGTACGGCCGACGTCTCTGGTGTTTCGAGCGTCCTCCGAACGCACCAAACAGTTCGTGATCAAAAGCAATTTCTATACGCCCCAGTACTTCGAACTGAACTGCAACTATCGGCAGCTGTTTCGGCTTTCGCCAGCAGAAGGCCACATCCGCCCTGGCCAGGAAGTGCTGGTAAATGTGTCGCTACAGCACATCCAACCGATCGATGCGGGTCTACTGAAACAGCAGCCGATCTTCGTTGCGGTATACATTGAGAATGAAAAGATCAGCATTCCGATTCAGATCCAGTACGGAAAATGA